GATGGGCGTTCTGCTTCTAATACACTCCAGATAAGTTTCTCAGTATCTGTCACAGGAGAAGCCATCAAACCCACTTTATGGAAGAATCTAATCTGCAGCTCATAAAGTTGACAATTAACACCTGTCAGAAACCCAGGTACTCAAGCAATACATGCATCACACTAACTAATAATTTATGCATCTGAAAGATCAGCCGAGTGCATCAAAATTGAAAACGATTCTATAAGAGATGTTACACACCAAACAGCAGTGGGTATCTGGGCTTTCAGCATCCAACCTTAGCAATTGCTTTACAGCCTACAAACAGGTAACAGATAACAAGTATTAGCACATTATGATATTATAAACTTTCAACTCGATACAACCAAAAGATTAGACTTAATCCAAATAAAAGCTATTAGTATTCTAGTTGAGTTACTTTTCATTTGAAGGATGTTGTCTTAATGCTACTTAGCCCAGGGAAAGCCATGGTGCCATAACTTTTGTGCTTCAATGGATGAAACTGTAAATCTGAGGGTGGCCCCAGTTCATGAACCACCAGTTCCAATTCCATACAAACGGGATTGGAACCAGCAGAGGAAGGTTTCAGTACCAGTTTTGGAACCGGACAGTTCCAGTTCTGGTTCCGATTTTTGCGTGAAAATGTTCTATAGAAAATTACTACAAAACATTTAATACAAATCATCTTGTGattgaaataaaatgattatAAGAGGATAAAGAATCGAGAAAAATTGACGCTAAGAGAATGTATTAAATAATAGTGCGTAGATCCGAAATTTAAGATGAGATATTTACAAGATACttataattttcatttctaAAATGCTTATAGAACTAGTGGCTATATAGTTATTTAAGAGAAAcagtttataaataatttgGTTGGTTTATGATTAGGAATCAGGGTTCCAGTTCAACATTAGGAGGAACCATACAGGAATCAACTGGCCTTGAGGTCCCAGGCCAGTTCCAGATCAAAAACAAAGATTCTAATGACAAATATATACCTGTAGTGCAAGcaaaattttcttctttctcatATTTATTTCAAATGAAAGCAAATGAGTCTCCAAAGAATTTGGTGAGCTCTTCTGAAGAAGTTTCAAGTACTTTGTAGCTTCCAATAATGGATCCTCAACCTGaatgattatattttactaattagAAAGAATACTTGATGAGAATTGAAGAAACAAATAATCTTCGAACATCCCTAGACCTTATGACTGACAATCTAGAATCTAATGTTGAAGAAAACAAATAGGAACAAAAGAAATCAATATTGGTTCTAGAAGTAACCTGCAACAACTTTTCCCCATTTGGATCTGGATCAACAGGTTTAACATGACGCTTTCCGGACTTAGAGACACTACTTGCAGTTGATTCTTCGCTCTTTACCTCTGCTTCCTGTAATTGAGACAATAAAAGTAAACCAAAAAGAATAAGCTTTTGAAGGAAATATTGACAAAGAAACCATTGTACAAACTAACATACTCTCTTAGCCCGGGCTTCTGCCTTTTTCTGCTTTTGTTTCATCTTCTTTTTCTGAGAAGGCAGCAACTTTGACATTTCATCATCCTCTCCAGTTGTCGACTTAGATGGAGAATCATACAGTCGTATGTAACATCTGCAATATAAAATTTGTACCCATAAATATAAAGACAAGAAAAAGGATTAAGAACAAAACTTTACAAGGTTATCTGCAGGGAGATCATGCATATACCTAAAAGATCAAATAAGTATTATACAAAATACAGCTGTGCTTAGGTGAGAACAAATAGATGTGACATAAAAAAACAATGCCTCTGAcggattaattttatttacccaaaataaaaatgatatcaAATGGAAAGATCTGTTACGCAAATCTCAATTTTATTCTTGCAGGCATCACCCTCACCTTAAGATGCACGTTAAAATACATTACCAAGTTTCAGGAAACTGATATAAGTTTACAAGCTAGGCACCCATATGACATATGAAAGTTTCAACCAATTGGAACTAGAAAAGAATGTTActaaatttaatattcaaaGCACTATAACAGAACAACATTTCCCAAAGAAGGAAACATGGTTCCGCAAAAAATAGCAACaatgatttaaataataaatctcGAATAAGTGTACTACCTGATTGCTCCAGCTGCAGCTTTGTGAAAATATGCATGCGAATGTAATCTATCTTGAAATTTCAGCATTGCCACATAAGCACGTAATGTCATTTTCCTTAAGCAATATGAATGGAAGTCAAATTGATCTTCTGTAATATCAGCATAGTGTTTCTCCACAGCTAAAAACTTCTTCAGAGCACGTCCAAGATCACCTTGGCGGAAGTAACTTTCACCAGAAGCGAGCTCATACCTTGTACCATAGAATATTATTTAGCACATAATAGACATAACATCAACTAGAAAGTTAGTGCCAGGAGTAACAGAGACCAACCACATGCACTGCATGTCATGGAGGTTGTTGTGCTGATCGCCATCTTTAGTGAACAGCACAGCAGTCTTTTCTGCCATAGGAACCTGTAGAAGGAAACGTTACACATAAATAACAACAGCACAGTAAAAAGCAGCATGTAAAGCACCAAAAACTAACAAGTTAAACTCAAATAAATTTGTCGCTTTAAAAACCTGATCAGCCTGCAGCATACGTTTGACACATTCACTATTTACATAGCGATCTGCAAGATCCATGCATCTAGCTTCATCAGCTAATGCTGCCGCGGCAGTCAAATCACCAGCATGCTTCAAAATTCGGCTCTGTGATCAAGCAAGCATAAGTCTATATTGAAGAAGACCGAACCAAAACAAATTTTCTTCTCTagtaacataaaataaatattaaaatcaaaaattagcAAAGAAGATAAATAAAAAGGGAAGTTTTTAGTTGTTTACataaaacttttttttcatttcatatgTGTATTATTTCCTTCAATGAATATCGGAGGTACAAACATATCATAGCAATGAAATCAATCCTTGAAAAGGAAAGCAGAAAAAGCCTGAAATAGAGACACTACAAATACTATAATATAGAGATCCAAACATGCAAACAAGCATTCCAGAAGGCATAGCAGATGGTGAATGGAAATCAATCATATAAGCTTGCACACAAAAAATTCACAGATGGATATAAAAGCAGCCTAACCTTGACCGAATACAAATCAATCACTGTTGGAGTATGTTCTAATGCCTCATCAATCTTGGTGAGCGCAATGTCATATTTCCCCCGTCTGTCATAATGCTGCAATCCGACAAAAACCACacaaatttgtttttaaaagattacgaaGCTGATAGTAACTGAAGCACCTTGTGTGGCAGATACTATACCTGTGCCAAGAAAAATAAGATCCACATAAGAGTAGATGGAGGCTCTTTTTCTTCCCTGCAATCAATAAGGCAGGAAAAGCATAACAAATATTAATGGAGCTCTGTAAGAAAATTAAACCTTAATATAAGCATAATAAGGATACCAAACAAACTACCAATGGGcatcaaaaatttaattctcAAGCTCCACAAAAGTTCTTAGTTTTCACAACAGTGGAATATTTCATGCCCTCAAAACAAGAATAACAAGGACGAAAGTCTGACTACATAAATCATTTCTTAACCAATTTAATGGCTGTCTCTAGTATTTACAAACCTAAACTGGTAGTACCACTTGAAGGACTAAAAGTACCATGCAAAAAATTGGCTCAACTTAATTTGCTTACAAAACTTATCCAGAAATCAAAAGGCAGATGTGTTTCTCTCGTACTTATTAGAATCCAATTAAATGcttgtaaatataaaaattcatctATAAAACCATATCATGGTTCAAAGCATAGATTACCTCCCCGGGTATTTCCCAGTTGTTCTAATTGAATGCTCCAACTCAAGAATAAGATTTTCCAGTATGTTTGCCTATATAAGTCATCACAGAATAATCTTTCTAATTAAACCACCAAATATTTTGCAACTTCCAAAGTCTAAATGCCATAAAAACACTCACCTTCCCAGGATGATCATACAAAGAAGAAAGATCTGAAAATAATGAAGGGACGCCCTGCAAGTAGCAATATAACAATAAATTCTTCAGACCCAGAATcagataaaaaggaaaaaaattatcTGAAATATAGTGATCAATATACCTTGGTAAGAAGGGGCCTAACATAATTGTCTGCAGCTTCATGAAATTTGTCTCCTTGTAAAAAATCAAGCGGGATTCTCTAAAAGATGGGCAGAGAGACAGAGCGTAAGCCAAGACCATATCATACCTTTTACATTTATGATTATATAAATacacttaaaaacaaaattgagaAACAAAATATTAGAAGGAAGAAAAAACAACTAAAGGCCATCAGTCATGACTCCAGGTAACCAGTTAACTGAACTCCACATGTCCGTCTAGAAAGGGCCCCTGTGGTGGGGAGAAGTGGTGAGGTTCTGACCATTTTAAGAATTCTTCTATTTGTTTCTGTAAGAGTCAATTGGAAACAGTTTCCGCTGAGCTTGACTGTCCATCACTAAGAGATCCTCAGATTTACTGGCCATGTACAACAAAGCTTTTATACAGCCTTGGGAACTAGCTCAAGTAATAGATGAACAAAGTAGGCTCGTATAGAAGCAGAGTATAAAAGAGGAAACAGAAGAAGTTTCAAAATGTAGCAGGCTAAACATAAATTCCTAACTTAAACAAAATGAGACCAGCAAATTCCTATTGAGAGAATGAGCAACCTTAACAGCGGATGACCAAGTATACTGCTGCCCCAGCGATTTGTATAAGTCAtccaatttatcaattttatcagCAGAATAGTGGCCATTTTCTGAATCCAGACCGACACACTTTTGTAAACCTTCATAATATCtgaacaaataaaaagaaagtaaCATTAAACTCCCCcttaagaaatataaatttacaaaattcaGCTGGGAggaaaggggaaatgttttctGCTTACTATTGGCAATAATAAACActtttaaataatagaatttacTTCACTTTAACATGCATTCTGTCCTCTTATTGTCACCTAATTTTTAATTCTAGCTAGACTAAACATCAGAAATAAGACCAttaaacaaaaagaataaaaggATTTCACCTGGTGAACACGTGTGCGTAAAACAACTATGCAAGCAAATACACTTGCACAGATGCATTTCTGCAATGCAGACTCCATTATACTCTAGACCATTTACTACTTTTCTATAtggaaattaaattaagaaatcaCCTGTAATTGTCAGGATTCATGGCAAGTAAACCCCTGTACATATCAGCACCGTCTTCAAGATGCAAAAGCTTCACTAGTAGAGAAACCTCTTGTTCTTTAAACGACAACTTATCAACCTGGATCGGTTATAAGTGTTAATTTATCAGCATCTATTTAAAGTTCAAGTCAATTACTATGCACCCACCAAATAACACAGTACACTTACAATTTTAGAACCCTTCTTGCGCAACTCTTCAAGAGCTCTCTCAAGAGAGCCGCATTCCTCTAATAAAGAGATCTGATGGTACAAGAAAATGGCATGTGTATAAGCATATCAATAAATGCTGAGATTTCACAAAAGATACCAACCAACATGCAATTTAAGAAAGGGAAATTCATATAAACATGCTCCACTAGGATATATGATCAGTGCTGACAAGAATAGATGAAAgctaaagaatttttttaagataaaaGAAAACCATAAAACTATTAATCAGTGTATCTGTAACAATTTACAAGATACTTGGAAAGAGACAACaagaaaaacaattcaaaagaaaTATCAACACCTATAATATCTGGACAACTGAATTTTGAACTAAATATGTATATAGAGAAAGAGACTAAATACCAAACTATGAATATCCTTTTCACAACCAAGCTCCAATATTCAGTAGATGTGAGATGGATATTTTggtatgttttttattttaacaaaatcataTTATTCTAGTATTAAGAGTCTTTAATTAATCGCCGCATCATATTCATGGTCCTTACTGAATTATGTTAGTTTATTCCATTGTTTACACCAGAGTTCAAGTTCCAACATGGATTTAGATTTGTCTTATAAGCCCTTAGGGTTCATAGAAATATTTCTCTATATATATTTAGTCTCATATCAAGTTTGTTTTCagatttgaatttaataaaattaaaattccagTAATTATAATTGTATTGATTGAATGCTCTCTTTTTTCCCCTTATGTTTTATTTCCAACTATAGGTGTGATTCCTTggaaaattacttattttttcttaattttcaaCCCTGAAAtcttatttctaaaattttcGTTCGCTGAATTTCACtgaaacataaataaaatatatttttaaaaatcagtcCACCACTTCCGGTGTCAGGGTAAGTAAGATCATTGGAGTACTAATATTCTGAATAACAAGATCAAACCTTACTAGTCGTTCATTTAACTTTGTCGACAATATACAGTTAAGACTAAAGATATTCCAAGATTTCAAAGAGGTGATCCtatataatttttgtaattgTATTGATTCACTTGTATCTTTATTTGATTGGTACAACTTCAATGACGTGTATGATGTCAGGCTTGCAAATCTGAATTTGAATGGATATACAAAAATATGGTGGGATCATGTTGACCACGACATAGAGAGATCACGATAGCCACAAATCAATACATGGCAAGCGAtggaaaaaaaacatttcatgAAAATATATGCCAAGTATTGATATTTCTCTCATGTTTGTTGTAAACGTGTTTATGCAGCCTTTAAAGTCAAAAGACAAAGTACTGCATGCTTCCGTATTTATAACTGTTATTCGTTGTGAtaatcaatcaaagaaatttattattaatagcaAGAGTTGCATGAATGTAGTATCGGAATCAACTAATAAACGCTTAAATATTCTGATTAAACCACATCCGCACCCATATACAATTATTTGGCTTAACAACTCCATCATTTGGATAACGGATCATTCCCTTGTTTGTTGTTGCTCCTCTATGTGAAGTGACTCTGACTCACATTCTTTAGGATCATCCTTTGGCTCTATTAGCGAGATTTGCATCATATTATCATTGATATTACTTATTATATCCCAACTGGATTACTTAGATCAggaatatttttgtaattttttattctcaGAAAATCGGATTATTCTAAAATCTTCAGGAGTCTTTTATTCATTGCTGAGTCAAATTTCCTTGTAGGattatgattatatttattCCTTCTTTTGTTTTAAAGTTCAAGTTCGAATATGACTTGGGATTAGTCTTATAAGTCCTTAGATTTGTACAATTATTTCTCTAACTATATTTAGATTTGTATCAagattattttcatatttgaatttaaaaacattaaaaaattccGTAATTAGAACTGTTTTGAAtcaattttctctttttcttttcttagtGTGATTCCCATGTCTAGGTGTGATTCCTATGAAAACTATCTAATTCTTAAAAGATAAATAGAAAGATTTTCCAAATCTTTCCTGCATCATTATGCTACATTTCGAGTCAGAATTATCCATTATGTATTAATATAACATGTAATAATAAAGGAACTGCAGAGAAAGAAATCTACCACGAAAACCAACAAATAACAGGTTATTGCAGTGTGAACGTGAAACTGAATCTGACAACTGTGTCATAGTACCTTGTATAAAAGCATTTCTCCATGTTCACACCGTTCATTGTCTGGGGGATAATCAACCTCTAATGTTCCTTCATATGCCTCTAGAATGTCAACGGCTTTTGAAGCGCTAGCAAACAACATGGTATTATCAGTGTCAACATCAAGTGTAATGCCTAAGCTAAACAGTTCAGGAAGGGGGAAAATATGTGTCCTTAGCCATATTGTCAAAATAAGAACAGAGCAGAACGAAAACATATGTGCACAACTAAGAGAGGAGAGGGTAttcttcaaataaataatttcagTACTCCATAATCTTAGGATTCTTGGtatttataaaacattaaacAGATCTATTCCAAGAGTTTATAATCCTTAAAGATTGAAAATCAAATGTTAAAAGAAAACGTAAATACAAAGATCAAACTGTACTTTGAGTTCAAATGCTGAGCAACAGCAAAGCCAATCCAGTTCATGCGGTGATTAGGTTTCAGAGTTAGCAGCTGTTGTCTGGTT
This window of the Mercurialis annua linkage group LG5, ddMerAnnu1.2, whole genome shotgun sequence genome carries:
- the LOC126680572 gene encoding N-terminal acetyltransferase A complex auxiliary subunit NAA15, which codes for MGASLPPKEANLFKLIVKSYETKQYKKGLKAADAILKKFPDHGETLSMKGLTLNCMDRKSDAYELVRLGLKNDLKSHVCWHVYGLLYRSDRDYREAIKCYRNALKIDPDNIEILRDLSLLQAQMRDLTGFVETRQQLLTLKPNHRMNWIGFAVAQHLNSNASKAVDILEAYEGTLEVDYPPDNERCEHGEMLLYKISLLEECGSLERALEELRKKGSKIVDKLSFKEQEVSLLVKLLHLEDGADMYRGLLAMNPDNYRYYEGLQKCVGLDSENGHYSADKIDKLDDLYKSLGQQYTWSSAVKRIPLDFLQGDKFHEAADNYVRPLLTKGVPSLFSDLSSLYDHPGKANILENLILELEHSIRTTGKYPGREEKEPPSTLMWILFFLAQHYDRRGKYDIALTKIDEALEHTPTVIDLYSVKSRILKHAGDLTAAAALADEARCMDLADRYVNSECVKRMLQADQVPMAEKTAVLFTKDGDQHNNLHDMQCMWYELASGESYFRQGDLGRALKKFLAVEKHYADITEDQFDFHSYCLRKMTLRAYVAMLKFQDRLHSHAYFHKAAAGAIRCYIRLYDSPSKSTTGEDDEMSKLLPSQKKKMKQKQKKAEARAKREAEVKSEESTASSVSKSGKRHVKPVDPDPNGEKLLQVEDPLLEATKYLKLLQKSSPNSLETHLLSFEINMRKKKILLALQAVKQLLRLDAESPDTHCCLIRFFHKVGLMASPVTDTEKLIWSVLEAERPSISQLHEKSLLEANECFLEKHKDSLTHRAAVAEMLYLLEPNKKSEAVKLVEDSTNLVPGNGALGPVKEWKLKDCIAVHKLLETALIDHDAASRWKVRCTEYFSFSTYFEGKYSSVNPNSVYKIGKNTENGSTSHPGDDKISDSISNGKLEAFKELTI